The DNA window TGCTCTTTACGAAGGGCTGCTAATTCACGAATCGGTTTTTGTACTAATTGGCCATCTTGGATCGATAATTCACGCGGCAGAACCAAGCAGCCTGCGTAATGGTACTTTTCAGTCGGATAAGCAATTTCAGAGATACCAAACCAGGCACTGAGAATGCGTCGGCCATCAGGAGCTGCCATTGTTTGAGTGGCATAAAAATCAAAACCAGCATCAAGCTCTTGAAAATGGCCGTGGTTAAAAATCAAGTTGTGATAATCCATTTTGTCCCCAACGAAACAACCCGTCTGATAAATATTTTCATAAAGCCCATCGTGTGCCGGAATCCCTTGTGGGCTAAAGAGCAGTACACCTTGATCATCAACCTCAAAATAATCCGGGCATTCCCACATATGCCCAAAGTTCCTTTCTGCCGGCTGCATCTCGCCCAAAGTTGTCCAATGATGCAGATCCTTTGAGTGAACCACGACCACCGTACCGGTCTGGTCTTGTCGCTGCGCACCCAATACTGCATAATAATCGGAACCGTGCTGCCAAATCTTCGGATCCCGAAAATGGCCTGTGTACCCCTTTGGCGAATCCGTGAGTAATGGATGATCAAACTTTGTAAAATGGTTCTCATGGTCCATAAATGCACCCAATTGGTAAGGAACGCGATGCCATTGGTCAGTATCTGTGTCCACCCAAGTATTGCCGGTATAAATGATGAATAATTGGTCGTTAACACTTAGTGCACTGCCAGAATAGGTACCATATTGATCATATTTTGTGTCGCTCTCAATCGCGGGTCCGATCTCCTGCCAATGAACCAGATCTTTAGAAACCAGATGATACCAGCCGTGTTGCCAAATCTTCGGATCTTTGTGAAAAGCTAATGGCGTCCATTGGTAGCATAGATGATATTGGCCATCGAAATAGACAAATCCATTCGGATCATTTAAAACGCCAGATCTGGGTTCAACATGAAATTTTTGTCTGAATGGGCTGGTGTTGGCAATAGCCTCTTCATCTGAAATAATTGCCGGTTTGACATCTTTAATGTTTTTGACCATATTCTGAAACTGCTTTTTTCTATCTTCTGCTGTAATCATGTCAAACCTTTCTTAGATAATCGCATCCTAAAATTGAAATAACTTACTTGCTTTCAGTCTTGAGTGCTGGGGCATTTTTCTTTTGGAAGAATTTGCCAATCAAGACCGTCGCAATAAATCCAATACCGACACCGATCAGGTTCGTGATAATGTAATTCAAATAACCATTATTGGCAGGATCCGCAATCGCAATCCCTGGTAAGGCTGTCGTTCCGAAACTAATCGCCGTCAATTTAGTTAGGTAGATGTAGCCGCCGGCAATAGCGCCGCCGATGCAGCCGCCGATTAACGGATAGCGGTTTTTAATATTGATTCCGAATAGAGCGGGTTCTGAAATGCCAAACAAGATTGAGAAGAAGGCTGAAATCGAGATTTCTTTAGCTTTCTTACTGTGCCTGTTCAATAGCATATATCCCAAAACGCCACCGCCTTGGCCCATTAAAGCGCCAGAGAAAAGTGGATTTAAGAAATCTTTGCCAGTTGTAGCAATCAATTGAGCTTCTACAGCTCCGAACATATTATGCAGGCCGGTAATAACAATCAGCTGCTGCACACCGCCAAAGAACATGTATCCAAAAATGCCGAATGCCTTTGAGACCCATACCAAGCCATTAGTAACCCAGCTTGAAAGTGCCATACCTATAGGTCCGACAAGCAAGAAGAGCACAAATGAAGCAACTAAAATAGTCAGCATAGGAGCTAAAACAAATTGAATGACGCCTGGTAATTTCTTTTGGAAAAAATTATCCAGTCGAGCAACTACCCAGCCCATAATCAAAGCTACAATGATTTGTCCGCCAAAACTTGTAAGAGAAAAATGCATTCCAAAAATATTAGCAATAACCGCTTTCGCATTACCCGCGGAAACATCAGATAGCGACGGCAAGCTCGAAGACATCATTACTGCGCCAATCGCCAAGCCTAAAACCGGTCGACCACCATAGCGCTTGGTCGCCGAATAAACAACGATCAAAGGCAACATCGCGAAAATACCAGAAGCACCAAGACTGATAATCAAACTTATACCGCTAATATTAGGAAACATCTGGACCAATGATTGGGATCCAAAAATTTTCTGCGTCAAGACATTATTTAAACCGATTAGAATACCGGCAGCTAAAATGCCTGGCAATATTTCCGTGAAAACACCTGTCAGATCATCAACGAAACTGGAAAACCAGCCTTTATCTTTTGTGGTAGTTTTTTCTTCTATCGTGTCCGAGGATTTGGAATCCTGGCCTTGACTGCT is part of the Oenococcus sicerae genome and encodes:
- a CDS encoding sucrose-6-phosphate hydrolase codes for the protein MITAEDRKKQFQNMVKNIKDVKPAIISDEEAIANTSPFRQKFHVEPRSGVLNDPNGFVYFDGQYHLCYQWTPLAFHKDPKIWQHGWYHLVSKDLVHWQEIGPAIESDTKYDQYGTYSGSALSVNDQLFIIYTGNTWVDTDTDQWHRVPYQLGAFMDHENHFTKFDHPLLTDSPKGYTGHFRDPKIWQHGSDYYAVLGAQRQDQTGTVVVVHSKDLHHWTTLGEMQPAERNFGHMWECPDYFEVDDQGVLLFSPQGIPAHDGLYENIYQTGCFVGDKMDYHNLIFNHGHFQELDAGFDFYATQTMAAPDGRRILSAWFGISEIAYPTEKYHYAGCLVLPRELSIQDGQLVQKPIRELAALRKEQTKFDFFVSENPVLLAANRTQEIDAEIDMSTSSRFEMDIRANADNDKNTKLVFDKNEQLVSLSRADAGIPFAAKYGSERYRKLMIKDKIRMQIFVDNSSVEIFINGGIIVFSARIFPDNDQDNLFVTSRGGKTKLTASIWKI
- a CDS encoding PTS transporter subunit EIIC, whose product is MKSDEERYESISDKILPAIGGKENAIFAFHCATRLRINLRDTSKVDEKALSQIDLVQGVNINRNQLQIVFGAGLVDKVTAVFLKHTGIPATFASSQGQDSKSSDTIEEKTTTKDKGWFSSFVDDLTGVFTEILPGILAAGILIGLNNVLTQKIFGSQSLVQMFPNISGISLIISLGASGIFAMLPLIVVYSATKRYGGRPVLGLAIGAVMMSSSLPSLSDVSAGNAKAVIANIFGMHFSLTSFGGQIIVALIMGWVVARLDNFFQKKLPGVIQFVLAPMLTILVASFVLFLLVGPIGMALSSWVTNGLVWVSKAFGIFGYMFFGGVQQLIVITGLHNMFGAVEAQLIATTGKDFLNPLFSGALMGQGGGVLGYMLLNRHSKKAKEISISAFFSILFGISEPALFGINIKNRYPLIGGCIGGAIAGGYIYLTKLTAISFGTTALPGIAIADPANNGYLNYIITNLIGVGIGFIATVLIGKFFQKKNAPALKTESK